From a region of the Actinomycetota bacterium genome:
- a CDS encoding type II toxin-antitoxin system RelE/ParE family toxin, which translates to MYEIIFSIKAKKQLIKLERNTQERIISALEKIRIRPETFVTKLIGDQGYKLRVGDYRVIMDIEKNSLIILVIKVGHRKNIYNI; encoded by the coding sequence TTGTATGAAATAATTTTTTCAATAAAAGCAAAAAAACAACTTATAAAACTGGAGAGAAATACCCAGGAAAGAATAATCTCTGCACTTGAAAAAATAAGGATAAGACCTGAAACTTTTGTTACCAAATTAATTGGTGATCAAGGTTACAAACTTAGAGTGGGTGATTATAGGGTTATAATGGATATTGAAAAAAATAGTCTAATTATTCTTGTTATTAAAGTTGGCCATAGAAAAAATATTTATAATATTTAA